A section of the Saccharopolyspora gregorii genome encodes:
- a CDS encoding sensor histidine kinase has protein sequence MSAPTYTQSAAKRRHLARSLLVLLISGVVTAGLSTWAALASPEPARLVIAWSTGIAAALISIALALASWGMQNANFYRTRAEKADGATAKLADETLPALVTRLRSGSSVDTALSEIDHPRNPTHQRILRTLGQEIGNGERSRAAAMLACANAAGRMQALSTNMLASLREMEERHDESVLGDLLELDHTTAQAGRLADSIAVLTGARSGRRWTKPIKMESILRGSVGRIAAYKRVRLHSTSTIAIVGYAAEGVMHALAELMDNATSFSPPSELAHVYVEEVHSGVVVTIEDGGLVMSEAAMKRAVHAVGSEPLDLTKLNGTRLGLAVVGCLARKHGLTVSFRPSSRGGTGVVVMIPRKLITQPRKQEEITLPSRSVGVTPRPAQLSSVPSGGTTTATGTLPRQDVATDTRTADTADRREPTVQNLPKRRRGETLAAAAPSLAAGPEDETTKKPAPSRPRPNAGARFGAFRQASRPSDGSQSDDAR, from the coding sequence ATGTCAGCACCCACCTACACCCAATCCGCGGCCAAGCGCCGCCACCTGGCCCGATCCCTGCTGGTACTGCTGATCTCCGGGGTCGTCACCGCTGGGCTGAGCACCTGGGCCGCGCTGGCGAGCCCCGAACCCGCGCGGCTGGTGATCGCCTGGAGCACCGGCATCGCGGCCGCGCTGATCAGCATCGCGTTAGCCCTGGCCAGCTGGGGGATGCAGAACGCGAACTTCTACCGCACGCGCGCGGAGAAGGCCGACGGCGCCACCGCGAAGCTCGCCGACGAAACGCTCCCCGCGCTGGTCACCCGGCTGCGGTCCGGGTCCTCGGTGGACACCGCGCTCAGCGAGATCGACCACCCGCGCAACCCGACCCACCAGCGCATCCTGCGCACCCTCGGCCAGGAGATCGGCAACGGGGAACGCTCCCGCGCCGCCGCCATGCTGGCGTGCGCGAACGCCGCGGGCCGGATGCAGGCGCTGTCGACGAACATGCTCGCCAGCCTCCGCGAGATGGAGGAGCGGCACGACGAATCCGTGCTCGGCGACCTGCTCGAACTCGACCACACCACCGCGCAGGCCGGCCGCCTCGCGGACAGCATCGCGGTCCTCACCGGTGCCCGCTCCGGCCGCCGCTGGACCAAGCCGATCAAGATGGAGAGCATCCTGCGCGGCTCGGTCGGCCGCATCGCCGCCTACAAGCGGGTCCGGCTGCACTCCACCAGCACCATCGCCATCGTCGGCTACGCCGCCGAAGGCGTGATGCACGCGCTGGCGGAGCTGATGGACAACGCCACCAGCTTCTCCCCGCCGTCCGAGCTCGCGCACGTCTACGTCGAAGAGGTCCACTCCGGTGTCGTCGTCACCATCGAGGACGGCGGCCTGGTGATGAGCGAGGCGGCGATGAAGCGCGCCGTGCACGCCGTCGGCTCCGAACCGCTGGACCTCACCAAGCTCAACGGCACCCGGCTCGGCCTCGCCGTCGTCGGCTGCCTCGCCCGCAAGCACGGGCTCACCGTCTCGTTCCGCCCGTCCTCGCGCGGTGGCACCGGCGTCGTCGTGATGATCCCGCGCAAGCTGATCACCCAGCCGCGCAAGCAGGAGGAGATCACGCTGCCGAGCCGCAGCGTCGGCGTCACCCCGCGGCCCGCGCAGCTGAGCTCCGTCCCCAGCGGGGGCACCACCACCGCCACCGGAACGCTGCCGCGGCAGGACGTCGCCACCGACACCCGCACCGCCGACACCGCCGACCGACGGGAGCCGACCGTGCAGAACCTGCCCAAGCGCCGCCGCGGCGAAACGCTCGCGGCCGCGGCACCGTCCCTGGCGGCCGGGCCCGAGGACGAGACCACCAAGAAACCCGCCCCGTCCCGGCCGCGGCCGAACGCGGGCGCCCGCTTCGGCGCGTTCCGGCAGGCGAGCCGGCCCAGCGACGGCTCGCAGTCCGACGACGCGCGCTGA
- a CDS encoding roadblock/LC7 domain-containing protein — MEAGATGHAGNPDISMNNDHNLDWLLENLLGRTPGAKHALVLSKDGLKVCHSPGLSNDQADQLSAIASGIQSLSYGASVEFGDGSGGVRQSMTEFHGGLLFIVEAGEGAHLAVLADEEADVGVIGHNMNELVEQIGDYLSAPPRQAQPSGLS; from the coding sequence ATGGAGGCAGGGGCGACCGGCCACGCCGGGAACCCCGACATCTCGATGAACAACGACCACAACCTCGACTGGTTGCTGGAGAACCTGCTGGGACGCACTCCAGGCGCCAAGCACGCCCTCGTGCTGTCCAAGGACGGCCTGAAGGTCTGCCACTCCCCCGGGCTCAGCAACGACCAGGCCGACCAGCTCTCCGCGATCGCCTCCGGCATCCAGAGCCTGTCCTACGGCGCCTCCGTCGAGTTCGGCGACGGCAGCGGCGGCGTCCGGCAGTCCATGACCGAGTTCCACGGCGGCCTGCTGTTCATCGTCGAAGCCGGTGAAGGCGCGCACCTCGCCGTGCTCGCCGACGAGGAAGCCGACGTGGGCGTCATCGGGCACAACATGAACGAGCTCGTCGAGCAGATCGGCGACTACCTCAGCGCTCCCCCGCGCCAGGCCCAGCCGAGCGGGTTGTCATGA